GCCGTATGGCGCCACTGGTAGATCAACAGTTTCCTTCCGACGGCAACGGCCATCCGCAGATGCGCTTCACCAGCACGCGAGATCGCGTACAGATGGCAACCGCGCGTTTTCTCGATCCGACGCTCCTTCACGTCGATCCGGGATCGCTGCACCAACCGATCATCCGAGAATTCGTTCAACCGGAACACGTGTATCCGGTGACCGTCCTTCTGCAGCGCCGATCCACCACGTATCAGCATAATCCCGTGATCTTCCACCACATTCATCTGCCGGACGCAGAGCGTCTTATCGAACACGGTCCGGTGTGTTTGGTCTTCCTTGATCAGATATGTACCCTCGTCCGAGGCAAGAAATAGTTGATCCTGGCCCCAGCTGTCACCGACCAGATCGTTGCGGGGTTGAAACGTCGGGTAGAAGCATTGCGGTTCCCACGGTGGCCGCTTGAAGACGGTGCCGGCTGACGCTATGCTCGTCGGTGCATCGCCCCGTACGATCGCTTCCAGCTTCAGTGCCTGACCGATCCGGACGAACTCCACCTGCCGGGCATCTTCCTTCAGTTTCGAAGTGCGGGGCGCATCGTACAGCACCTCCGAGAACGCACGCCGGTTAAGCATGTTCTGTGAAGCAAAACCCAACCCGAAATCGGTCGTCAGTAAAGCTTTTAAACACTTTTCTCGCCTTCTCTGAAAACGAATACTATAATCCGACACCAACGGACGAAGCTTGGGGATTCTTTTTCGCCCCGGAAAAGTTGAACGGCAAACAGTCCGTTGGTCAACATGCCACAAACAGATGCTACGTTGTAGTGGCCGCACCACTTCTCGTCGTGTAGGGTTGGGATTTGCCACGTGTTTACCTACGCCCATAAGGTccaacccctttttggcatcGTTGCTCCATAATTACGATTCATCGAGATCCGGAATGAGGTAGGTTGGAATCCCTGAATCCCTGACCCATAacacccccctctccccaccaGAAAGCTTACCATTTTATTGTCGTGTACATACTCCTCGTACAGGTCCTTTATCAACATCTCGAGCGTCCGTTCACGCTTCCGTGCGAAGGTGGGCGTTTGGAAGGTGGCCTTTTCCCCGTTGATCAGCTTCACCAGCAGAAAGTCCCGGAAAACGGCCGGATCCTGAGGGtaacgcgtgcgtgtgtgtgtgtgtgtgtggggggtgcgtgcgtgagggtggcaaaaaaggggggaaaaactCATTTTCAGTTGATTATACACTTTGAACCCAAAACTCGccactcgttcgttcattcgttcgacaATTCGTTTGGGGGAGAGACGTTGCCAGTTCAGCAGATGTCGGATCATTCAATCCTCGCTGTTGGTTGGTCATttgttggattggattgggaCGGGGAGGCCACTGGTTTGTAAATCACGATTCCATCGATAAGCATGACTTGCACAACTGATTCcctgcgtgtgtatgtgcgcgtcTTTTCATGCGAAACGAATATGTAATTCTATCAGACTTAAGTTATGATAGAAAGAACTTTGGAAACATCAGGGCATTTATGTCAAGGACAGGAAGAAAGGGAATGGGATTTTGGGAACTCCCTCGAGGTTTTGAAACGAAGCAATTCAATTCGTAATACTATTGCTAGATCATGGTGATGGACGGAGCATCcagaagcaaacagcaaactgaTGAAAAGGAGCAACATCCTTCAGGGAGGACTATGTTTTGTGACGAAAGATGACTCTTCAGGCGCTGTTTTGAGAATGGTTGGTGAGTAATGTGAAATCTCTTGTTCAACTGTTTAGCTATAAATGTTTAATATTcgtttttccagcaaaaagAACACTGGCTGTCCAGATTATCATTGACTCCTTATGAAGGCAGCCAATAGCATTCTTCTCTAAATGCAAGCGTACTAGAAAATCGGATAATCTAAGCTTTGGAAAGGTTCATAAATGTAAAGCCATTGTCAATTTCTCTTAATCTACTCGATTGAGTCGAGATGATTAGCTGTAGTTGCAGTTATTAAAAGCCAGTATCCTATCTAAGCGCTATCCGCACCCTGCTTCCATCTAGCTATTACGATGGACACGAAAAACTAGCTTTGTATTCCATAGTATATGTTATCGCTGTTTCCTACGAAACCACGCTTGCTATACCTCGTGAAGGTGTTGCAATCGGATTATCAACAGACAATTGCACTAACTGCTGTCTGTCTCCTTCACCACAGTCtagattcggattcggatgcgCCCTGACACTGCAACATGGCAACACAGCCACGCTAAGTGGTGTAACAATGTAGTGCAGCAATTGGATTACCTTTGCCCCCGGGCTAAGGGACTAACTGCCATCCACAGGGGGGACTCACAACTAATGGCTTCGGACCGATTTCGGACCGGAACGCGGGAGAAAGGGAGTTTTTGGTCAAATTTGTTGCTCGCGTAAATGAATGTGTCACACGTGGGCTTCGGGCACCCGCAAAAGGCGAACGGCCAAAAACGGCTAACAagctttcattttcaatcgtacCGGTACCGAGGGACCTGATGGCCGCGATTTCGCGATTCGCTTTTACCGGTGGAAGGGAGGTAGAGTGTTTTTGgtgtattgctgctgctgcgctcgcCATCAGCGACCGCCATAATCCATAATAATCTCCACGAAAAATCCATAATCCacgctctcgctcgttcgctcgctcggcctGCCTTCCATGTCTGGCTCTGTGGCGGATATAACGGATCGTTCCGGGCGTAACCGGATGCCATTTCCACGGAACGCTCACGCACAGATTGCCGACGGGTGCACGGTCGACCTTGGTCGCACCGTCCAAAACCGGACCTACGACATCACGATACGAACGTCAAGTCAGTCaaatttgtgtgtatgtgtgtgtttcatgCTGGAAGTTGTTGGCACCGGCACCTGGGTTGCCATTTTTCGTGCGTTTCCAGGAAACGTTCCCCGGTGCCTCGTGACAACGTTCAGAATATAAGGACGAAACATCGCTTTTAGGGAAAACGCTTTTCATCAACCAAATCGTCGCTACACGTCCGCCTCTCCCAGCAGGAAATGAATAGAAATGGTCAATTAACGAGCATGAGATTTGGATTCCGCATGATTAAAAGGACGCACGCCACAGACTCAGCCTACTACGAACAGAGTGCACGCCAGGTGCGCCTACTTACCTCAAACTCGGGCGGATTGGGTAAGGTTGGTCCGAACGGTGGCACCGTCTCGTCGCAGTAGACCGCTAACCGGTAGCGTGTCCCTCGCTTCGTCACGACGGCGAAAACATCTGCGAAAGAAGAATGGCCCATCATCAacgggtggtggaaaatgattAATCGTCGTTGGCCGTTCGAGCCGCTTAGTGAGGTGAGTGATCGGTTACAGGTTACAGCAGTAGGCCGAACTGTttcacgctcgctcgcaactATCTCGGACTCGGATGACAAACTTTTCGCACCAGCAGCTAGGAGAAGGAACAGGAGTAAGAAGAGGTTCTGGCCTGGGAGTGCACAACATTGTAGCACAACGAGAAACATAATGGAATCGTGTGAAACTACATTTAATAACCGAAAACACCTTTCGCCTTCGGCCGCCTTAATCGCTACaaattggaatggaattgatttggaaCGGTGAGCATGAAAAGGATAATTCGCATTTCCATGACCCGATAAGAAGTGCTGATCACaccgtgttgatgatgatgatgatgacgatgcttcCGGTGTTGGTAACGAACCGGAGGAGGGTTTGGCGTCTACTCACGTGTAAATTGACTTTTTACATTGTTGGGAATGAACTCGGTCGTTTCCTGCTCGCTGCCCTcgtcgatgaagatgatgttgacGATATCGTTCCCAATGTGCCGTTTGCGTTCCACCTGCGAACGGAGTGCCAAGGTCAGAGAATGctcgtacgtgtgtgtgtgtgtttattggCTCCAAGTCGACCATCCGAAGCATCAGCTTATCTCGGCACAAGGGCGATCAGATTCGTATCGAAATTAGCTCACATCTCACCTGCTGCCGGTTGTCTCTGCTGAAGGGCAGTAGCGTCGACACGTGGAACATGATTTCGTGACCCTCGTACAGTGTGTAGATCGAATATTTGCCCGTCATATCACCTGCGGAAAAACCCGAAATGAAATCCGTCATTGCCATTCGATACAGCTAGTCTAGCCAGTCTGTCCAGTTGTCTCCCTTACCTTTGACATCGAGTCCACCGCGGTAGCGTTCCCATTCTTTTAAGCGTATTCGTTCACCGAGCAGCGCCAGGAAATCATCAAACTCTGGACTTCCCGTTTCTGGGTCACACAAGACGTGCAGCAAAGGacgaaacggagagagagagagagagagacagaagagagaCAGTCGTCCATTGTCAATAAAGCACGACAGACCGTAGTTCCTGCCGCTCCTCCGGCAGTGTCACTTTTGGTGCTAACTTGAGGCACGACCCGCTAGTACGAGTCCGACCTACCGTTGCTCAGCATCTCGTCATCCATCTTCTGGCCTGCCTTCATATACACGACGCCGAACTTGAAGTTCACCGAaccctcctgctcctccagcagcagcagatccttCTGTATGTCAGCCGAGAAGATCTCCTTGGGCGATTTGTTCGCGTCCATGAGCGTGAAGTTGGACAGGATTTGCTTCACCGTCAGCTTCTGCTGTGGGTTGTAGGGCAGGGCGAGCTTCTGGGCACCCTGTGCGACGTGGAAAGAGCATGCATGTTAGGCGTGGATCAGATAAAACCATGATATGTGCCCATCCCACCGGTTAGAGAATTTAAAGGTTCCATATTAACCCGCGTTGGCAGCACGTCGGTAAAGGCCCTCCCCCGGCAAGGTAAAGGAATGAGCGGCATTCCATTGaggtttatgtttttggcATCGCTCCGCTCCACTCCGGAGGCATAAACATGTTTGCGCCACATTGCCCTCCTCCATTACATCGCGCGCCCGCGCTGAACATGCACCGTAAACATGCCATCGCGAACTGGAAACATCAAAGCGAGTGAAGGATTTTGGAAGAATCTTGGAAAAGAACTTGCCAAAAAAGTGAAGGAATaaggcaaacacacaaccacacacacacatacacaacattCGTATTTATGTTCTCGCGCAAGACGGAAGGTGTAAGAAACTCCTTTCGCTTTACCTTTCCAAACTGCGTCAACGTGTGGCAGTCGCGTTCTGTACCTCCCGTGAACCTAAAGCATGTTACAGTTAGAatctggttgttttttttttcagacaCTGCAATGCTTCTGACAGACGTAGGCGTTATGATTTTAGTAGTCTGCTTATTTTAGTAGTAATTGTATGCGagatttaacaaaaaaaaacttgcgATGAACTTCATTACAGATAGGCAAGTTTGTTTGTAAGAAGTTTTTATGTCTAGTCATTCCAGCAAACGGGCGAATAGAATACAGCAAGATAATACTTTGGCAAGATAATAAACTTGGCTGATATCAAAGGGAAAAGTTAGAAAAATTCATATCGAAAACTGGGTAATAATTTGCATCTATTTTTTtctaacaaacaaaaacaactaaAATACCTTACTTATACACTAGTAACATATTTTACTTAAGCATTTAAAATCATGTGAATATACATagatacacatacacaggcacagTAGGCTTGGTATCAGATCTAGTCCAGTACCGTGGGCCTATTAGTCCGCCGGAGGTGCTTAAATCAGAAAAACTTTACTCATTTTACAGCCCAAAATGGGACTCGAAAACATCCCCAAATTGCCGGGAAACAAAGTGGCCAAAGCTACCTTAGGGCCAACATCCAACGGTGCTCACTGTTCCGGTTTTGCACGCTGGCCGAAAATCGATTGACAAACTTTCACCTTCGCTGCGTCCttgagagggaggaagggagggagggagttggGTCTAAAAATAGACGAAGATCTATGACCGTTATCGCACCGGACGTACACCGTCGTCGTGAGTGTTTTGCCGCGTCACGATgtgtcctccctcccctccccttgctCCTGCCGTGACCGTCCAGAGACAACCGTAGCATCCATTTTCACTTTACGCATTTTCCCAGCGGATTTCAGTGGAGATACGGTTTGAACGAGCAGCACTTCAGGTCGGCAGCATCTCTTATCCAATTCCGGGAGGATATCCGGGAAGGTGGGGGTgaccatcgacatcgacaaacCGACCGGAAAACGAGTGGCCCCTAGGACGGTGAGTGGTGACAGCTCTTCTGCCGTCGAAACGGCCTCAAGACATTCTAGCTTAGCTATAATAGCCAGCTTGGTTCTCCGTTCTCCGTAGACACACGTTTCTCGGTCCTGGGGAGTCAAACCTAATCCGTATCCCTGCCCTTAGCGAAGGGTCAGCAGTTCCGGCTGAATTGCTGATGTGGCAGGTTTCGAGCAAATGATCGCGGATGGGGGGTGGCCTGTCGTTGGGGGACCATTTTTGGGGACTTCACGAGCTATCAATTAAGGTTTTCGGGGTGTTTTAGCTGCGAAACGGAGAAGAGCTTTCAAGAGCAGCTCCTTCGAATTAAATGTCCTTTTTGACGATGAATTACGATGTGGCTATCGGGATCTAGTAGCCGGTGGTgagacgatggatggatttaaTCGAGATGGCTATCCCATGTCATCTCATGCCTCTATTACTACTCCAGTACGACCTCTAACATAGAGTTACCTGCTTCCGGAACAGCATGACACGATACAGCGGCATACACTTGCTGCCCGAGTCCTGTGATACGATCGACAGAAAGTAGGGACTCTTCTCCGAATCGATGCCCACGTAGTTTTGATGCACTGCAAACAGAACCCAGCACGGGGagaagaagtaaaaacaattgaattcaTGGAGCCTTCTTCGATGACCTATTCAAACGGATAGCCGTATTAAAAATCAGGGAAAATAGGGAGAAAACGGTCGGAAAATGTCGGATTCATCGATATTTGACGGCCTGGATCACTCTGCAGCTGGCCTTCGGAGACAGCGTGAATCgcaaggaaaaaaggaaatcaaaaaaCCCTTCTCGGAACCAAATAGTCTCGAGCGAAATCGTTCCTCAACAACGGGTAACAGCTAGCGgaataataaattgaaatgaaacgaaaccgagCGACCCGCGCCCGAGGGCTGACCATTGGTCTCGACCGTTGACTCCGATGGGGCGTGGAGGTTAATAAATGGCATGGGAAGGGACAGGAGTGATAAATAATGGCGTCATACTTACACTTTCCGAGAAAATATTTGAAGTACCAGCGTGTTTGATGTTCCGGGTTCTCGAGGATGGGAATGCTGGGTGAACCGAAGACCTTTTcatcaatttttgtttttcaatttttatttcGGTACGGTTttttagtgttttgtttttgattttcattcgCGCATCCACGATTTTGGTTCGTTGAGTTCGTCGTTCAGGCGCGCGTTTGGAGCACACCGATCAAGATGATGacaacgccatcatcaccacgacgGAGAAGAaccgagaaaaagagaagaacaattttcaatcgtcgagcGGTATTTTTTTATGCATAGCTAAAGTTGTAATGGATAGCGTGGCTGGGGCGTCCCCATGGCCTGGGTGAGTTAAAGcagatttcattttttccccctttacTTCGAAACATcgcataagcataagcagTAAGTGGAAAAGTGTGCGAAAGAGGTGGATAAAGCAATAGGAACCGcgcaaaaaactaaaaaaaacccgtACTGACATCgatgggaaaaaggggtttccgCTTGTCTGTCCTCTACCGAAGCTGGGGTCCTGTCTTGGGTTTGATTTAAAGTGAGCTTCACTCAACCAAAGTTGATCGATTTCGCCTTGGCACATCTTGCGGGTGCGGGGAAAACCCCGGCGAAAATTCGAAGCAATTTCGAAGCTCGATACATCTCGCTGTTCGGTCCACTGACTTGACACCcattctggctggctggcgtgagTTGGAAGTTTTGCAAAAGGCAGTTTGTccacccgcaccaccatctGCGCCACCACATGCCACGTTGTCAATCTGCTGCTCTCACTTTAAGGTTTCCCACGTGCCGTGCCAGGGACCGTGGGGCTGTGCGTAATTCATTCAAATTACCAGCGAAAGTTACTGGAAACTGGCCCCTCCGCATACCGGGATTTCCAAATCAAATAGCCAAGAAACGATGAGCCGAAATCGGTTTCCGTGGCGGCTTCACAGGAATTTGGCGCGTGAATCTTTTCCAATTAAAGCATCATATTCATTCCGTTGTGGAAGCAACGGAGGTaaacagcgtgtgtgtgtgtgtgtgggggggatAACGTGAGTTCCTGGAGTCCTCAATAAACTGGATTCCTTATTTAGCTGTGCGAAAGACGTGACACATGCATGCATCTAGGCAGCGGGGCGCAGCCGGCTTGGATGTTCCGCGTACAATGAGTTCAGCGATGCACGTGTGTGTCTCGTCATCAGTGAAATCGCTTTCCACTGATTCCACCTCCGGTTTCCAAACCTCCCTATTTCCTTGCTTGGCTGGTGGGCAACCTAATGATAAGCAAAGTTTCCGGAGTAAGCAAAAGTTGGCGAAGATTGGCAGAAGCCAAATATAACACTTCATACACCATTCGGATAGACGACGAAATAGAAGACGGTGTCGGACGGTGTGATGGTTGAAGCTGGTGCTTCGGTGAATTGAAGCTTGAATGTGTGGGTGTGGTTGTGGGTGTGGGGATGGGATGATATCAATGAGCCTCGCACGTACCTCATCCTTTTCGGCTAACGATTCGCCATTCTCCAGTCGAAACCGACGACAGTTGGGATCCAGCCCGTCAATCTCCGACTGTGGTAGCTGCAACGAGAGAAAACCAAGAAGAAGCCAGGAAAAGCCAAACCAATTAGTAACTGTAATGTCAGCCCGTCAGCCATCGGTCTGCCTCGGAAGATTCTAAAGGTTCCTGCCGCACCGCATCGAGAGTGCGTGGTACCGTGGGTATGGTCGATTGCTCTCAACATAACTGCCCTAGACCAGCACGATCATGCCCGGAGCTCAGctctactgtgtgtgtgtgtgtgtgtggtttttgctGGTTTCCCCTGAGTAAGTAGGCAGTAAGTATGGGATCGGTGCGAGTGTCTTcgtgaataattaaaaaacctTTGTCCTTCTCCGGTTGCAATTATGACttacgactgctgctgctgctgctgctgctgctgctactactcctcttcttctactggTTCCAAACTAAACGCTCGAAACGTTACCACAACGGTGCTTCAAGGCGCCTTTGTCAGCCTCTTCATAGGTTGGGTCGCTGGTGGTCGAGCCCTGGCGATGCTGACGGCGCGAAATAGGACATTGAGGGCTTACCGGAGATCCCGTGGGCAAACGCTAGTCGAGTGTCGCTCCTGCTAGCAGCCCGCTGAAGATGGCGAGCCAATGTTTGCCACCGAATGTATTATTCATTACGAAGCAGATTGCCCATTCGCTATGGTAATTTGGTGTGTCAAAGAGAATGACACCTCCCTGGTGTACCTCCCTGGGTACGTTCACAAGGACGACGCACATGTAACGGAATGGAGAGGAAGCTTCGGAAGCTTTTGTGGTAACATCGGAGTCTGCGTTGCCTCGTAGCTTCTTCCAATGCTCAAAGTCTAAAGCAATCAATAATGGCCTTTTGGGGATGTGATGGGGTGTCAGCGAcaggccggcaggcaggcagagtAGGCCTACCGGAAGTGCCGGAACCACCGTTGCACCGTTTTCTatcttccgaaaaaaaaagaaaggtcCAAGAACCAATCTTCTAATACGGTAACAAATTGATGAAATTGTGTACCGGACGGGGCATCGTTGGCTTCTTTGTTGTAGACAACCGTTCCCGGGGTGTCCCTAGTGTGCTTCACCGTCACTCCAGCTCGTCGGGCCAGCTAATGAGAATCCATCCGGCCGATGCTGACGTGACTGCGGCGGTGACGTACGCCGGCAACGTGCGGTCCGTCGATCCGGAATCcaaaattttcaattcaaacacCGAAGTTCTCCTGGTGTCCGATGGGTGCCCGATGGGTTTTTATTGCCAACGAAATCgaacggaaagggaggaaaacgtGTCCTGCAACAGCTATTAGGTTATGGTTGTAAATTTCTCCTCGCAACTGCtcctcgcaaaaaaaaactcacaaacacaaacagcgcGGTAAACTCGTGCTGCCGTGTGGTGTGTCGCACTTTGGCGTTTTCTCCagcattcgatcgatccgacgTCACCTGGCCGTGATGCCGCCTATCTATCGCCATCGACGACAAACGATGACTGCAGAGGACCGGTTTCGCTTTACCGAAGCGAAAGTGAAGCCCGCAAAGTGAATGTTTAGCGCCACTTCACTGCCACGAGAAAAAGCGCATCCTTCCGTGAAGTGAAAAATTGGTTTCCATTGTCCTGCTGCAGTGTGGCCGTTGCCCAGGCAGAATgtgacgacaaaaaaaaacgtctaAACCGCTTTCCAATTTGTCTCCTTCAATTTAGAGCCATTAGCCTTGTCGGATCGACTGTTTGAAATGATGTTTTGAACATTAAAACCATTCAAGTCGTTTAGTTTAATAATTAACAAGTCAACTCATTTCTGTTTtgacttttctttttttcctatcCAATTTGTTCAACCAAGAAACCGCCCTTAACACTAGTGATGCCTTTCTCTTGCCCCGTTTCGGGCGTTGCCATTGACATTCGTTCCGACTATTGCGATTGTTTGCTTCGAGGCATCCGTTCGCCAAGCCGGAGCACAACGGAGCAGGCCAACGAATGAATTAAACATAAGGGATGTCGTGAAATGTCACAACAAGTGGGCTGATACCGAAGAAGGGACCGTGGATTGTGGATAACTCCTTTgtgacagcagcaccgacagcgcagcgccaccgccagcagcggacACAAAGATGATGGAAAACCGGGTGCCAAGCCGAGAGCCAAACCCTCCGGTCGCGAGTTGGCGCACAGCAAAGCACAAACTGCTCTTGGCATCTCGACCGCTCGACGGAAGGGGCGCTTagccgctggcgctggctgctgTGACCTTCTGAGAAGGGGCGTCAGTGTGGAAGGTACCCAGCGGACGTCGAGACGGAGAATTATGTCCAACAAACGATGAGCCTTCCGGCGTGTTCCACCCTCCGGGTGCTAGCCGAACAAAGAAAATCCTTCCGAGGAGTTGGCCCATCGCCAGCCGTAGGATCATCATTTCAACCCAAGATCTGACGTCTGATTTGATCGGTTATTCTCGATGGAAGAGGACTAGCAACAGGTCACCCCAGAATGATTGCCCTTGGGCAGAGATGCGATGGAGTTGGATCGTGGTTCGTGATTCTGAAC
The sequence above is a segment of the Anopheles darlingi chromosome 2, idAnoDarlMG_H_01, whole genome shotgun sequence genome. Coding sequences within it:
- the LOC125949496 gene encoding GTPase-activating Rap/Ran-GAP domain-like protein 3 isoform X2; translation: MDKDLMTAQSTSATELISRRGVFSRRHYGSVDQLPQSEIDGLDPNCRRFRLENGESLAEKDEVFGSPSIPILENPEHQTRWYFKYFLGKLHQNYVGIDSEKSPYFLSIVSQDSGSKCMPLYRVMLFRKQGAQKLALPYNPQQKLTVKQILSNFTLMDANKSPKEIFSADIQKDLLLLEEQEGSVNFKFGVVYMKAGQKMDDEMLSNETGSPEFDDFLALLGERIRLKEWERYRGGLDVKGDMTGKYSIYTLYEGHEIMFHVSTLLPFSRDNRQQVERKRHIGNDIVNIIFIDEGSEQETTEFIPNNVKSQFTHVFAVVTKRGTRYRLAVYCDETVPPFGPTLPNPPEFEDPAVFRDFLLVKLINGEKATFQTPTFARKRERTLEMLIKDLYEEYVHDNKMNMLNRRAFSEVLYDAPRTSKLKEDARQVEFVRIGQALKLEAIVRGDAPTSIASAGTVFKRPPWEPQCFYPTFQPRNDLVGDSWGQDQLFLASDEGTYLIKEDQTHRTVFDKTLCVRQMNVVEDHGIMLIRGGSALQKDGHRIHVFRLNEFSDDRLVQRSRIDVKERRIEKTRGCHLYAISRAGEAHLRMAVAVGRKLLIYQWRHTAAWTSWCPNSDNDTVEGFLFLKEIHLHDLPTIMTILEGSCPNAGLLICVGYRHHFEIVSELTGHATKLHETDTLKRSQTHLVAALDLYDGQDTEILLCYNHTCHFQKLSEECNNSTEFDFQFNTPPTSVVCAFPYIIAFTPDTMEIRLLVNGNLVHTVTMAELQLITSKKDIFFVTTAPEFIPKGAKLRGLDAEDHEQQMSKPRIEECRVMPEDDSSSASPGRSRLSSDEDGSPSGVTEETVSEQGKEGSSGCSLTTPQIQRAKSLQNPKPESEMATGGKAKEVTLSVDDLKRPMSKSNSYGEAGSSFSIPTTTCSKDLAKHFGAQPLPNTKDLCRHFGEASVPPNSPRNSTIVKGTSPSSPTRKSFIRQPTLNLGKSLPADGETSPSNGGTGGSSNKPLRVYRIPLTNLTGTHVQSHHYHYPSNDPAKKPTAIATKMHPSAAIAAAVVTRPSESAQERVRQLQSSNEEDEEGLLPSPCEMGPTGTASGAVECGAEACEDGSVPRPAMSIFDQIQQDLQELSMKDKLEQDDLRNSVLTPL